One part of the Palaemon carinicauda isolate YSFRI2023 chromosome 23, ASM3689809v2, whole genome shotgun sequence genome encodes these proteins:
- the LOC137617391 gene encoding venom protein 302-like isoform X1 → MASAFVKGLSIVVCLVTLIKSTEGLSCSYCDYDAACPKGHLTESDCPFGVVKDICQCCDTCAKGPGEKCGGYWGEFGTCGRNHTCKWLFHRLQLSGTCV, encoded by the exons ATGGCGTCCGCCTTCGTCAAAGGTCTCTCCATTGTGGTGTGTTTGGTAACGCTTATAAAAAG CACCGAAGGCCTGTCGTGTTCCTATTGCGACTATGATGCAGCCTGTCCTAAAGGGCATTTGACGGAATCCGATTGTCCTTTCGGAGTTGTGAAGGATATTTGTCAGTGTTGCGACACTTGCGCAAAG GGACCTGGGGAAAAATGTGGGGGATATTGGGGTGAATTTGGGACTTGTGGTCGGAATCACACCTGCAAATGGCTATTCCATCGATTGCAGCTCTCTGGAACATGTGTGTAG